From Penicillium psychrofluorescens genome assembly, chromosome: 6, one genomic window encodes:
- a CDS encoding uncharacterized protein (ID:PFLUO_008604-T1.cds;~source:funannotate), producing the protein MVHLASVKKDDEVVHPAARQVDSIGAPPDENDFYTNVYGSHFAADHMPQHEMPENSMPRQIASRMIKDELSLDGNPKLNLASFVTTYMEEEIEAIMTDSFSKNFIDYEEYPHSAEIQNRCVNMIARLFNCPTDAGGDNAMGTSTIGSSEAIMLGTLAMKKRWQNKRKAEGKDYSRPNIVMNSAVQVCWEKAARYFDVEEKYVYCTDTRFVIDPKEAVDLVDENTIGICAIIGTTYTGEYEDVKAINDLLVERGIDCPIHVDAASGGFVVPFVQPDLPWDFRLEKVVSINVSGHKYGLVYPGVGWVIWRSPEFLPQELVFNINYLGADQSSFTLNFSKGASHVIGQYYQLIRLGKHGYRSIMVNLTRISDYMASQLTEMGMIIMSQGQGKGLPLVAFRLPPNEDRMYDEFAVAHQLRERGWIVPAYTMAPHSEKLQLMRVVIREDFSMNRCDSLLQDFKLALQTLDSMDQAMVAKYKTHMRSHRAHPRHQQRTHQHYQNETHSLQGKTGKTHGVC; encoded by the exons ATGGTCCATCTCGCTAGTGTTaagaaggacgacgaggTCGTCCACCCCGCCGCCCGCCAGGTCGACTCCATTGGCGCTCCCCCCGACGAGAATGACTTCTATACCAATGTCTATGGCAGCCACTTTGCCGCCGACCACATGCCCCAGCACGAGATGCCCGAGAACTCGATGCCGCGCCAGATTGCCTCGCGCATGATCAAGGACGAGCTGAGTCTGGACGGCAATCCCAAGCTGAA CCTGGCCAGTTTTGTCACCACCTATATG gaagaagagatcgaggccatcatGACCGACTCCTTCAGCAAGAACTTCATCGACTACGAGGAATACCCCCACTCCGCCGAGATCCAGAACCGCTGCGTCAACATGATCGCCCGCCTGTTCAACTGCCCGACCGACGCGGGCGGCGACAATGCCATGGGGACGTCGACCATTGGATCCTCCGAGGCCATTATGCTGGGCACTCTGGCCATGAAGAAGCGCTGGCAGaacaagcgcaaggccgagggTAAGGACTACTCGCGTCCCAACATTGTCATGAACAGCGCCGTCCAGGTCTGCTGGGAGAAGGCGGCCCGCTACTTCGATGTCGAGGAGAAGTATGTCTACTGCACCGACACCCGCTTCGTGATCGACCCCAAGGAGGCCGTCGATCTGGTGGACGAGAACACCATTGGTATCTGTGCCATCATCGGTACCACCTACACTGGTGAGTacgaggatgtcaaggccATTAACGATCTGCTGGTCGAGCGCGGCATTGACTGCCCCATCCACGTCGATGCCGCCAGCGGTGGCTTCGTCGTCCCCTTCGTCCAACCGGATTTGCCCTGGGACTTCCgtctggagaaggtggtgtCCATCAACGTGTCCGGCCACAAGTACGGCCTGGTCTATCCCGGTGTCGGCTGGGTGATCTGGCGCTCGCCGGAGTTCTTGCCCCAGGAGTTGGTGTTCAACATCAACTACCTCGGAGCGGACCAGTCTAGCTTCACCCTCAACTTCTCCAAGGGTGCCTCGCACGTCATTGGCCAATACTACCAGCTGATTCGCCTGGGCAAGCACGGATACCGGTCCATCATGGTCAACCTGACCCGCATTTCCGACTACATGGCCTCGCAGCTGACCGAGATGGGCATGATCATCATgagccagggccagggcAAGGGTCTGCCGCTGGTGGCCTTCCGCCTGCCGCCCAACGAAGACCGTATGTACGACGAGTTCGCCGTTGCTCACCAGCTGCGTGAGCGCGGATGGATCGTCCCTGCGTACACCATGGCCCCCCACAGCGAAAAGCTGCAGCTGATGCGCGTGGTCATCCGCGAGGACTTCAGCATGAACCGCTGCGACAGCCTGCTTCAGGACTTCAAGCTGGCCCTGCAGACCCTGGATTCTATGGACCAGGCGATGGTCGCCAAGTACAAGAC CCACATGCGGAGCCACCGtgctcatcctcgccaccagcagcgcaCCCACCAGCACTACCAGAATGAGACGCACTCGCTGCAGGGCAAGACCGGCAAGACACACGGCGTCTGCTAA
- a CDS encoding uncharacterized protein (ID:PFLUO_008603-T1.cds;~source:funannotate) gives MASSIPRKLWQHPSPESTQMAHFQRELTKAVGQKFDSFQEMYLYSIQNRSAFWDFCFTYFQPIHEGSYSQVVDESARMDSVPEWFAGIRLNFAENLLFSRYAGDKTGKEDDKIAITEIREGAAKDAVHLSWGELRRKTGALMQAMKANGVKKGDRIAVCAANSIDTLLVFLASTALGAIFSSSSTDMGVKGVLDRLLQIRPRWLFMDDQAVYNGKTIDLRDKMRDIMRGMESVPEFEGIVSQPRFSSSPADIDHIPKACTLSAYLAAAGPGNDRLNFERVAFRDLFLVVYSSGTTGQPKCIVHSVGGILLNAHKEGGLHNELNPESVALQYTTTGWIMYLSAMQTLLFGSRVVLYDGSPFIPDVMALVNISAQEKVSHLGISPRWLHELQRLNLKPRELVDLRALKVVTSTGMVLREALFEWFYDDGFPSHVRLNNISGGTDLAGCFGTGNPLVPVYVGGCAGCSLGVPVEVYDSTIEGGQGMKGVPVDEGVPGELVATSAFPNMPTQFWADVSGEKYHDAYFARFDNVWTHGDFVSIHPTTKQLMFHGRADGVLNPSGVRFGSAEIYRVIEGQFSDEIADSICVGQRRPTDTDERVLLFLLMKPGAAFTASLVERVNRAIRSELSPRHVPLFTFETPEIPTTVNLKKVELPVKHIVSGKTIQPSGTLLNPGSLAYYYQFAEVEKLSRASKL, from the exons ATGGCATCCTCTATCCCCCGGAAACTATGGCAGCACCCCTCCCCCGAGTCGACGCAAATGGCCCATTTCCAGCGCGAGCTGACCAAGGCCGTGGGGCAGAAATTTGACTCATTTCAAGAGATGTATCTCTACTCCATCCAGAACCGATCTGCCTTTTGGGATTTTTGTTTCACTTACTTCCAACCCATCCATGAGGGATCTTACAGCCAGGTTGTGGACGAGTCCGCGCGCATGGATAGCGTGCCGGAATGGTTCGCTGGGATTCGGCTGAACTTCGCGGAGAACCTGCTCTTTTCGCGGTATGCCGGCGATAAGActgggaaagaagacgatAAGATTGCCATCACGGAAATTCGTGAGGGCGCAGCGAAGGACGCGGTGCATCTTTCGTGGGGAGAgttgaggaggaagacggGCGCATTGATGCAGGCTATGAAGGCGAatggggtgaagaagggcgatCGCATTGCGGTGTGTGCAGCGAACAGCATTGATACCCTGCTGGTTTTCCTGGCGTCGACTGCCCTGGGTgccatcttctcatccagTTCTACCGACATGGGCGTCAAGGGCGTGTTGGATCGGCTGCTGCAAATtcggccgcggtggctgtTCATGGATGACCAGGCTGTCTACAATGGGAAGACGATTGACCTGCGAGACAAGATGAGAGATATCATGCGCGGCATGGAGTCGGTACCCGAGTTTGAGGGAATAGTCTCGCAGCCACGATTTTCTTCCAGTCCTGCCGACATTGATCATATCCCCAAGGCATGTACACTCTCTGCCTATcttgcagcagcaggaccGGGGAACGATCGCCTTAACTTCGAGCGAGTCGCCTTCCGAGATCTTTTTTTGGTGGTTTACTCGTCCGGCACGACAGGCCAGCCCAAGTGTATCGTCCATTCTGTAGGAGGCATACTCCTGAATGCCCACAAGGAAGGAGGATTGCATAATGAATTGAACCCAGAAAGCGTTGCACTGCAATATACTACGACTGGCTGGATCATGTATCTGTCCGCCATGCAGACTCTGCTATTTGGATCGAGGGTGGTGCTCTACGACGGCAGTCCATTTATCCCGGATGTCATGGCATTGGTGAACATTTCCGCTCAAGAGAA GGTATCACATCTGGGAATATCTCCGCGATGGCTCCACGAACTACAGCGACTCAACTTGAAGCCGCGCGAGTTGGTCGATCTGCGCGCTTTGAAGGTGGTCACCAGCACCGGCATGGTCTTGCGGGAGGCCCTGTTCGAGTGGTTCTACGACGACGGCTTCCCGTCCCATGTGCGCTTGAACAACATCTCCGGCGGCACTGATCTTGCTGGGTGCTTTGGAACTGGCAACCCGCTCGTCCCGGTGTATGTGGGAGGATGCGCGGGATGCAGTCTCGGTGTGCCGGTGGAGGTGTACGATTCGACGATCGAAGGAGGCCAGGGCATGAAGGGGGTCCCGGTGGACGAGGGCGTTCCTGGCGAGCTCGTGGCGACCTCTGCATTCCCCAACATGCCCACTCAGTTCTGGGCCGACGTCAGCGGGGAAAAGTACCACGACGCATATTTTGCTCGGTTTGACA ATGTATGGACACACGGAGACTTTGTCTCAATCCATCCCACCACGAAACAGCTCATGTTCCATGGCCGCGCGGACGGGGTGCTCAACCCCTCCGGCGTGCGATTTGGATCTGCAGAGATCTACCGAGTGATCGAAGGCCAATTCTccgacgagatcgccgaCTCGATCTGCGTCGGCCAGCGGCGCCCCACGGATACCGATGAGCGGGTGCTGCTCTTCCTGCTCATGAAGCCCGGGGCGGCGTTCACGGCCAGCCTGGTGGAGCGAGTGAATCGGGCCATTCGGAGCGAGCTGAGCCCCCGCCATGTGCCCCTGTTCACCTTTGAGACACCCGAGATCCCG ACCACGGTCAACCTGAAAAAAGTGGAGTTGCCGGTGAAACACATTGTGTCGGGCAAGACCATTCAACCTTCAGGCACGCTGCTGAACCCGGGCAGTTTAGCGTATTATTATCAGTTTGCGGAGGTTGAGAAGCTCAGTCGGGCGAGCAAGCTGTAG
- a CDS encoding uncharacterized protein (ID:PFLUO_008601-T1.cds;~source:funannotate): protein MARFLATFLFTSYVGANLAYKSRPDLAVPNLNITIPATNDTWDGLIFYTPESIYPDDTNHGPAQSGPYIYTDKGELVWTGFGFVGPRSENFQVHTYRGQQVLSIFEGSHNSPMGHGHGHTSIFDNRYRLLKEIRGGGHKLADQHEFLFFDNSSAVFTVFDPEIRDLTPYGATENQSWILDNKIQKVDTDTNQLLWEWSSLDHIDPAGTNLTLQSGNAGLGVNSSQVWHYFYMNAFDVDPKTNTYLLSARSMCTIFKMDGNTGDIIWQLGGKHSDFSADFDFCWQHDTRMHQKYLHYETKGSKEIISFFDNSAHENLAESGGPILQTRPYSEGKVVELDTAKRTARLIARFRAPGDLSVRSQGNVQLLPNGNAFINWGYNGAMSEHKPDGTTIFFTGLGSGRLGPGSENYRAFKFDWHALPSEEPALVAFKDEEPVGTSLYVSWNGDTETKIWRFYEKTADGQKTLLGQTKRTGFETSFQTNRRPSQVVAEAYDAHGKQLVSSPIVKTREYKARLHYQS, encoded by the coding sequence ATGGCACGTTTTCTAGCGACGTTCTTGTTCACGAGCTATGTCGGGGCGAATTTGGCTTACAAGTCAAGGCCAGACCTCGCTGTTCCAAACCTGAATATTACAATCCCTGCCACAAACGACACCTGGGACGGCCTCATCTTTTATACGCCAGAAAGCATCTACCCTGACGATACCAACCATGGCCCAGCTCAGAGTGGCCCATATATTTACACCGACAAGGGTGAATTAGTGTGGACGGGATTTGGATTCGTTGGCCCAAGAAGCGAAAACTTTCAGGTCCATACCTACAGAGGACAGCAAGTGCTGAGTATCTTCGAAGGCTCGCACAATTCGCCAATGGGCCACGGACACGGTCATACCTCTATCTTTGACAACAGATACCGACTGCTGAAGGAAATTAGGGGGGGAGGACACAAACTGGCAGACCAGCATGAATTCCTATTTTTCGACAATAGCTCCGCCGTTTTCACTGTATTCGACCCCGAAATCCGCGACCTAACTCCATATGGTGCGACCGAGAATCAGTCATGGATCCTTGACAATAAGATACAGAAAGTGGACACTGATACCAACCAACTCTTATGGGAGTGGAGCTCTCTTGACCACATTGATCCAGCTGGAACCAACCTGACCTTACAAAGCGGAAACGCCGGGCTAGGCGTGAACTCGAGTCAAGTTTGGCATTATTTCTACATGAATGCCTTTGATGTCGACCCGAAGACGAATACCTACCTGCTCTCTGCTCGAAGCATGTGTACAATCTTCAAGATGGATGGAAATACTGGCGATATCATCTGGCAGCTTGGAGGGAAACACTCTGATTTCTCTGCAGACTTCGATTTCTGTTGGCAGCATGATACAAGGATGCATCAGAAATACCTCCACTACGAAACCAAAGGATCGAAAGAAATCATCTCGTTCTTCGACAACTCCGCTCACGAGAATCTTGCGGAAAGCGGAGGCCCTATTCTCCAAACCCGTCCTTATAGCGAGGGGAAGGTTGTTGAGCTAGATACTGCAAAGCGTACCGCTCGGCTTATTGCTCGCTTCCGGGCGCCGGGGGATCTTTCGGTTAGGTCCCAAGGTAATGTCCAATTGCTGCCAAATGGGAATGCATTTATCAACTGGGGCTACAATGGTGCCATGTCTGAGCATAAGCCCGACGGGACGACGATATTCTTCACGGGATTGGGTTCTGGAAGACTTGGCCCTGGATCGGAGAACTATCGCGCATTCAAGTTCGACTGGCATGCACTTCCCTCCGAGGAGCCGGCTTTGGTTGCCTTCAAAGACGAAGAGCCAGTCGGAACTTCTCTCTATGTTAGTTGGAACGGAGACACGGAGACCAAGATTTGGAGATTTTACGAGAAAACCGCGGATGGCCAGAAAACACTTTTGGGCCAGACCAAGAGAACCGGCTTCGAAACCTCTTTCCAGACTAATAGACGGCCTAGTCAGGTGGTCGCTGAAGCATATGATGCTCACGGCAAACAGCTCGTATCCTCGCCAATTGTAAAGACACGAGAATACAAGGCGCGCCTCCATTACCAGAGCTAA
- a CDS encoding uncharacterized protein (ID:PFLUO_008600-T1.cds;~source:funannotate) yields the protein MVGGQGIASGFRDAVALAWRLTIACSSSQKVDHERLFAGWYQERKQQLDRSLVATVRNGDMVTGEGFVQILIRDWGLWLLQMVPSLKHWLEQGSRSEGPTRYIHLPDMPFISELDGGFCFPQTYCVALQPHAEVQFTDDVIFADGKQMFQLVILLDDIEEASSALDDLRKIRNASDRLSLGEATFFVPRTACPASILPNALGHRVFRSATGEEFAQSPLCISRPLPRGYDEKLMWRSVSGKRYILLRFDRFVFAACKTWIELQRATEKLADAFGV from the exons ATGG TTGGTGGGCAAGGGATTGCGTCTGGTTTTCGAGATGCGGTGGCACTCGCCTGGAGACTCACCATCGCATGCTCATCCAGCCAAAAGGTGGATCATGAGCGCCTGTTTGCTGGTTGGTACCAGGAGCGCAAACAACAGTTAGACAGATCTCTCGTCGCGACAGTTCGAAATGGCGACATGGTCACTGGGGAAGGTTTCGTGCAAATTCTGATCCGCGATTGGGGCCTGTGGCTGCTCCAAATGGTTCCAAGCTTGAAGCACTGGCTTGAGCAAGGGTCCCGAAGCGAAGGCCCGACGCGGTATATTCACTTGCCGGATATGCCGTTCATTTCTGAACTGGACGGTGGATTCTGCTTTCCACAGACATATTGCGTCGCACTGCAGCCGCATGCCGAGGTGCAGTTTACCGACGATGTGATTTTTGCAGATGGAAAACAAATGTTTCAGCTCGTCATCTTACTCGACGATATTGAAGAGGCAAGTTCCGCTCTGGATGACCTGAGGAAAATCAGGAATGCTAGTGACCGATTGTCGCTGGGCGAGGCCACCTTTTTCGTACCGCGAACTGCATGTCCCGCATCAATTTTACCAAATGCACTTGGGCATCGGGTATTCCGAAGTGCCACTGGAGAAGAATTCGCTCAGTCGCCTTTGTGCATATCTAGGCCATTGCCCCGCGGGTACGACGAGAAACTGATGTGGCGGAGTGTGAGTGGGAAACGATACATCCTGTTGAGATTCGACCGGTTTGTCTTCGCAGCGTGCAAGACGTGGATTGAATTGCAGAGGGCCACTGAAAAGCTTGCCGACGCTTTTGGAGTATAG
- a CDS encoding uncharacterized protein (ID:PFLUO_008602-T1.cds;~source:funannotate), with the protein MAHKAEYKLSTEQVDHFMRFGYLRLTDCFSREKAAQWTGDVWTRLGYSPTDKSTWACERINMPQHKEEPVKTFAPKAWAAICELLGGEERVAKDSAIWDDAMIVNLGTDEWEGRSPEPADLPGWHVDGDFFIHFLDSPEQALLVIPIFNDIQDHAGGTMVCPDAIKRMAQYLYEHPEGVSPYMVPRGGKPPPTKRGFYSDIVHECHEFHEMTGKTGDVILIHPLMIHSASINSLRIPRMITNPPVSLKKPFDYDRRNPQEYSIVEQKTLRDLGKDRLSGWKIKGKRKFVVPERVKKQEQMKKLELERLQKGS; encoded by the exons ATGGCACATAAAGCGGAATACAAGCTCTCAACAGAGCAAGTCGATCATTTCATGCGGTTTGGATATCTGCGCCTGACCGACTGCTTCTCCCGGGAAAAAGCTGCACAATGGACGGGAGATGTATGGACCAGACTCGGCTACTCGCCAACAGACAAGTCGACGTGGGCGTGCGAACGCATCAACATGCCACAACACAAAGAAGAGCCGGTGAAGACATTCGCTCCAAAGGCCTGGGCGGCCATCTGCgagctccttggcggcgaAGAACGCGTGGCAAAAgactcggccatctgggATGATGCGATGATCGTTAATCTCGGGACGGACGAGTGGGAAGGTCGGTCGCCCGAGCCTGCTGATCTGCCGGGATGGCATGTTGATGGGGATTTCTTCATTCACTTCCTGGACTCGCCCGAGCAAGCGTTGTTGGTCATTCCCATCTTCAACGATATCCAGGATCATGCGGGTGGTACTATGGTCTGCCCCGACGCGATTAAACGGATGGCACAATACCTA TACGAGCATCCCGAGGGAGTATCACCGTACATGGTTCCCCGTGGTGGGAAGCCCCCACCCACAAAGCGAGGGTTCTACTCTGATATTGTCCACGAGTGTCATGAATTTCACGAGATGACCGGAAAAACCGGCGATGTGATTCTCATACATCCATTGATGATCCACTCGGCTTCGATAAACAGTCTGAGGATTCCCCGGATGATCACCAACCCACCGGTCTCGTTGAAGAAGCCTTTCGACTACGACCGCAGAAACCCCCAAGAGTACAGTATTGTGGAGCAAAAAACACTCCGAGACCTTGGCAAAGATCGACTGTCTGGTTGGAAAATCAAAGGTAAAAGGAAATTTGTTGTGCCCGAGAGGGTGAAAAAGCaagagcagatgaagaagctTGAGCTGGAGAGACTGCAGAAGGGTTCTTAA
- a CDS encoding uncharacterized protein (ID:PFLUO_008605-T1.cds;~source:funannotate) — MQCITIPQTPQPPTRDLPPSTTVPAELPPAKEIKLHPSASGEENASLFFVGTATTIIEWAGIRLMTDPNFLHAGDHVHLGPGVSSVRRTQPGVDLHELPRIDLVLLSHYHGDHFDQKVEASLRRDLPIITTPHAQAHLTGKGADSFTYVSALDPFEHVLVDIDGVQANERGRHPRLRVTGMPGKHVPPNPILEKLNALSNAIPPTNGWMLELGHGAPNTAEFECGYRIYISGDTLMVDELKEIPRRYAGQQIDLMLAHLGGTTIPSPGMAPFALMVTMDAEQGLQLMRLVQPDITIPIHYDDYEVFASPLADFVKVVEAAGMQGKVVYLDLMPLFSRKPKSPAQHPSPVFLSSESLSSDAQQPRPDEPYARHPTDIDAAYEDRLAPSTPTTIVDPGFPSPSLQRSLSQTQPHLKDRDRPTSTVIAPDHTQPRRSSKHRPPSALLGRSVTVSTRGKRISQPISLPTSPRYPPSPSPPFDEDPGPHYMPQHGRSLEPAQLYEPRSASLAYQQKPQHTYRGLRSPQPAYADQPQYQQQQQQEQEEIQFPPTLHRSNTDPTLLQQLRRPSPIKSDIELHPAHRQDPTTLSARSPSRQTYEPASPLRAQVDPDAMQQPPPGPGLDERRAGTPLQDSGRRSSVNPTTMPTEADRRTPTNVNANMSNASRSREDISELDVRALMQKHDELQAKYSKVKRYYFDKEAQVQHLQNTVAHQRMAVSRTVLDDNEYTNRFQRLDGAIKDLAFSVRKEWLGIPQWLHGYVTEDAVEKGTKEMTALGRAVISRWLVEEVFQRHFHPALEPNLSLQLKSLEMNLRRQGAHAQSEEDRENMAARLSNWRRTTFDGLGDTLVGPAAEAHRADLVEHLVAQLTSFLSGQLHESGLPGLEAGVRMIIENTINIAEKIPLEARDVCVEYFPPGAPTQDSYMKIETGLPPLPHIPQAPCLSVEQEHEEHNTAGAPVEADSSSGSNSNSGAVAGDAASPVHPHRKKQSMLGALMGHRKPAGGQSGRSVTESDDKAENQPRIRFAGFVAVEVRNKGPLMNVLAKAPVWLLE; from the exons ATGCAGTGCATTACCATCCCCCAGACTCCGCAGCCTCCTACCCGGGACTTGCCTCCCTCGACGACCGTTCCGGCTGAGCTGCCGCcggccaaggagatcaaacTCCATCCCTCGGCGTCCGGGGAGGAGAATGCGTCGCTGTTCTTTGTGgggacggcgacgacgatcAT CGAATGGGCCGGGATCCGCCTCATGACCGAT CCCAACTTCCTCCACGCTGGCGACCACGTCCATCTAGGGCCCGGCGTGTCCAGCGTCCGCCGGACTCAACCTGGGGTGGATCTGCATGAACTGCCGAGGATCGACTTGGTGCTCCTCTCCCACTATCATGG CGACCACTTTGACCAAAAGGTCGAGGCCTCTTTGCGCCGAGATCTgcccatcatcaccaccccgCATGCGCAGGCGCATCTGACAGGCAAGGGCGCGGACTCGTTCACCTACGTATCTGCATTGGATCCGTTCGAGCACGTCCTCGTGGATATTGACGGCGTACAAGCCAATGAACGAGGCAGGCATCCTCGACTGCGCGTCACCGGCATGCCGGGGAAGCACGTCCCTCCGAACCCGATCTTGGAGAAGCTGAATGCGCTGTCCAATGCG ATCCCGCCTACAAATGGCTGGATGCTCGAACTAGGGCACGGCGCGCCTAACACGGCCGAGTTTGAATGCGGCTATCGCATCTACATCTCAGGCGATACGCTGATGGTCGACGAGCTGAAAGAGATCCCGCGGCGGTATGCCGGGCAGCAGATCGATCTGATGCTGGCGCATCTGGGCGGGACCACGATCCCGTCGCCCGGGATGGCGCCGTTTGCGTTGATGGTGACCATGGATGCCGAACAGGGATTGCAGCTGATGCGGCTGGTTCAGCCGGACATCACGATCCCCATCCACTATGATGATTACGAAGTGTTTGCCAGTCCGTTGGCTGACTTTGTAAAGGTGGTGGAAGCGGCCGGGATGCAGGGGAAAGTGGTGTATTTAGATC TGATGCCCTTGTTCAGCAGGAAGCCCAAGTCTCCTGCCCAGCATCCTTCGCCTGTCTTTCTGTCGTCCGAGTCCCTATCTTCCGACGCCCAACAGCCCCGGCCCGACGAACCATACGCGCGCCACCCCACCGATATTGACGCCGCATACGAGGACAGGCTGGCCCCTTCCACCCCGACCACTATTGTCGACCCTGGCTTCCCGTCACCTTCTTTGCAGCGTTCTCTAAGCCAGACCCAGCCCCACTTGAAGGATCGCGACCGCCCGACCAGCACTGTTATTGCCCCTGACCACACTCAGCCTCGTCGCTCTTCAAAGCACCGTCCTCCCTCCGCTCTTCTAGGGCGCAGTGTGACCGTCAGCACTCGCGGCAAACGGATTTCACAACCCATTTCACTTCCAACCTCCCCGCGTTACCCTCCTTCGCCCTCCCCTCCCTTTGACGAAGACCCAGGCCCGCATTATATGCCACAACACGGCCGCTCACTTGAACCCGCGCAACTTTATGAGCCCCGGTCTGCTTCGCTAGCCTACCAGCAGAAACCCCAGCACACCTATCGGGGCCTGCGTTCCCCACAGCCGGCCTACGCGGATCAACCacaatatcaacaacaacaacaacaagaacaagaagaaatTCAATTCCCCCCGACGCTCCACCGCTCCAACACCGACCCAACGTTGCTCCAGCAATTGCGCCGCCCGTCCCCGATCAAGTCGGACATCGAACTGCACCCAGCTCACCGGCAGGACCCTACAACCCTGAGTGCAAGGTCCCCTTCCCGGCAGACTTACGAGCCGGCTTCCCCGTTACGTGCCCAGGTTGATCCGGACGCGATGCAGCAGCCGCCTCCAGGGCCAGGGTTGGACGAGCGGCGCGCGGGCACGCCTTTGCAGGACTCGGGTCGCCGCTCCAGCGTCAATCCCACCACGATGCCGACAGAGGCGGATCGCAGAACGCCCACGAACGTGAATGCCAATATGTCCAATGCGAGCCGGAGTCGTGAGGACATTTCGGAGCTGGACGTTCGTGCGCTGATGCAGAAACATGATGAACTGC AGGCCAAATACTCCAAGGTCAAACGGTACTACTTCGACAAGGAAGCGCAGGTGCAGCACCTCCAGAACACAGTGGCGCACCAGCGCATGGCGGTGTCGCGTACCGTGCTGGACGACAACGAGTACACCAACCGATTCCAGCGACTGGACGGCGCAATCAAAGACCTCGCCTTCTCGGTACGCAAGGAATGGCTCGGTATTCCGCAATGGCTGCACGGCTATGTCACTGAAGATGCGGTGGAAAAAGGAACTAAAGAAATGACCGCGTTGGGACGCGCCGTGATCAGCCGATggctggtggaggaggtgtTCCAGCGACATTTCCACCCGGCCCTGGAGCCGAATCTGAGTCTGCAGCTGAAGAGCCTCGAGATGAACCTGCGGCGGCAGGGGGCGCATGCGCAGTCGGAAGAGGACCGCGAGAACATGGCGGCGCGACTGTCCAACTGGCGCCGCACGACTTTTGACGGTCTGGGTGATACTCTCGTTGGCCCGGCAGCCGAAGCCCACCGCGCCGACCTTGTTGAACATCTGGTCGCGCAGCTTACTTCTTTCCTGAGTGGACAACTGCACGAATCCGGGCTACCGGGTTTGGAAGCGGGTGTGCGCATGATTATCGAGAACACGATCAacatcgccgagaagatcccGCTCGAAGCCCGCGACGTGTGCGTCGAGTACTTCCCTCCGGGGGCTCCCACTCAAGACTCGTACATGAAGATCGAGACCGGtctgccgccgctgccgcaCATCCCGCAAGCCCCATGTCTGTCCGTGGAGCAGGAGCACGAGGAACACAATACTGCAGGGGCACCGGTGGAAGCCGACTCGTCATCCGGATCAAACTCGAACTCTGGAGCAGTCGCAGGAGATGCTGCCTCGCCTGTGCACCCTCACCGCAAGAAACAGTCCATGCTCGGGGCGTTGATGGGCCACCGCAAGCCGGCTGGCGGGCAGAGTGGTCGATCTGTGACTGAGTCGGACGACAAGGCCGAGAATCAACCACGTATTCGGTTTGCGGGCTTTGTCGCCGTCGAGGTGCGCAATAAGGGGCCCTTGATGAATGTGTTGGCTAAGGCTCCGGTGTGGTTACTCGAGTAG